The following coding sequences are from one Candidatus Hydrogenedentota bacterium window:
- a CDS encoding VWA domain-containing protein, which yields MRRLAGNNGSFGICAVLIITAAFLWGSCPVMAQEVTQGQLEALNKGMEPIGQCPLKHTDVKVDIAGFIARVTLTQQFENPYQEPIEAVYRFPMSDRGAVDRMTMTIGERVIKGVIKEREEARRIYEEAKQAGQAASLLDQERPNIFTQSVANILPGEKIDITISYVEYLDYEDGTYTFSFPMVVGPRYIPGTPSGAGTDQVPDAQNITPPVTPEGTRAGHDIALSVALDAGVPVQALKSVLHQVAIDRPAPEKAVVTLQNQQEIPNRDFVLEYAVAQEKIADAILTHVDDRGGFVTMVLYPPKRVAPEEATPKEMCFVIDSSGSMRGFPIEKAKKTMRLCIEQMNPNDTFNLVSFAGGVGYCFDKPVPNTAENRARALQYLEGLEGGGGTEMMRAIQAALGGPRDPERVRIVCFMTDGFIGNDMAILDEIRKNAATARVFAFGIGNGVNQFLIEGMAREGRGEAEIVTLESDGDAAAQRFHERIHSPVLTDISVDFGGLDIEQVFPDAKLIPDLFAAKPLVLKGRYTKGGTGAITVRGKTAAGPFERQIQVELPAAAASETAQGAISRDVLAPLWARAKVDDLMAQDWSGVQAGSPREDLKKAIIALGLEFSLVTQYTSFVAVEEKVINEGGKVTRVEVPVEMTDGVSYEGVFGDQGAPAGMKMGGYGGGFGYAPAMAAPSPAPVRARRGSWGGGAADAAAPVMAEPAQEAASPPRRTEAETAP from the coding sequence ATGCGGCGATTAGCAGGGAACAACGGTTCTTTTGGCATTTGTGCCGTCTTGATTATCACGGCGGCCTTTTTATGGGGTTCATGCCCGGTGATGGCGCAGGAGGTCACCCAAGGCCAGCTCGAAGCCCTGAACAAGGGCATGGAGCCTATCGGCCAATGTCCCTTGAAGCATACGGACGTGAAAGTTGACATTGCGGGCTTCATTGCGCGGGTCACGTTGACGCAGCAGTTTGAGAACCCCTATCAGGAGCCGATAGAGGCTGTTTACCGGTTCCCGATGTCGGACCGCGGCGCGGTAGACCGGATGACGATGACCATCGGCGAACGGGTCATCAAGGGGGTGATCAAGGAACGCGAGGAAGCGCGGCGCATCTATGAGGAAGCGAAGCAGGCCGGCCAGGCGGCCAGTCTGCTCGACCAGGAGCGCCCGAACATCTTCACGCAGTCCGTGGCGAATATCCTGCCGGGCGAAAAGATTGACATCACCATTTCGTACGTCGAGTATCTGGACTACGAAGACGGCACTTACACGTTTTCCTTCCCGATGGTCGTCGGGCCGCGCTACATTCCCGGCACGCCGTCAGGCGCAGGCACCGACCAGGTGCCGGACGCGCAGAACATCACGCCGCCCGTAACGCCGGAGGGTACGCGCGCGGGTCATGACATTGCGCTCTCCGTTGCGCTGGACGCGGGCGTGCCGGTGCAGGCGCTGAAATCGGTGCTGCACCAGGTCGCCATCGACCGGCCAGCACCGGAAAAGGCAGTGGTGACGCTGCAGAACCAGCAGGAAATCCCGAACCGCGATTTCGTGCTCGAGTATGCCGTAGCCCAGGAAAAGATTGCCGACGCGATACTTACGCACGTGGACGATCGTGGCGGGTTCGTGACAATGGTGCTGTACCCGCCGAAGCGCGTCGCGCCGGAAGAGGCCACGCCGAAAGAGATGTGCTTTGTCATCGACAGCAGCGGCTCGATGCGGGGATTCCCGATCGAGAAAGCCAAGAAGACCATGCGGCTGTGCATCGAGCAGATGAACCCGAACGATACGTTCAACCTGGTGTCTTTCGCGGGCGGTGTCGGGTACTGCTTCGACAAGCCGGTACCGAACACCGCGGAAAATCGTGCGCGCGCGCTCCAGTACCTGGAAGGATTGGAGGGCGGCGGCGGCACGGAAATGATGCGCGCGATCCAGGCGGCGCTCGGCGGCCCGCGCGATCCCGAACGTGTGCGCATCGTATGTTTCATGACCGACGGTTTCATCGGCAACGACATGGCTATCCTCGATGAAATCCGTAAGAACGCGGCCACGGCGCGCGTGTTCGCCTTCGGCATCGGCAACGGCGTCAATCAGTTCCTGATCGAGGGTATGGCGCGCGAGGGCCGCGGGGAGGCGGAGATTGTCACGCTTGAATCGGACGGCGACGCCGCGGCGCAGCGCTTCCACGAACGCATTCACAGTCCCGTGTTGACCGATATCAGCGTCGATTTCGGCGGGCTCGACATCGAACAGGTATTCCCCGATGCGAAGCTGATCCCCGACCTGTTCGCGGCAAAACCGCTTGTGCTGAAGGGCCGCTACACGAAGGGCGGCACGGGCGCCATCACCGTGCGCGGCAAGACCGCCGCGGGACCGTTCGAGCGGCAGATTCAAGTCGAGCTGCCCGCCGCGGCCGCGTCCGAGACGGCGCAGGGCGCAATCAGCCGTGATGTGCTCGCACCCTTGTGGGCGCGCGCCAAGGTGGATGACCTGATGGCGCAAGACTGGTCGGGCGTGCAGGCGGGCAGTCCGCGTGAGGACCTGAAGAAGGCTATCATCGCGTTGGGCCTTGAGTTCAGTTTGGTCACACAATACACGAGCTTCGTCGCCGTCGAGGAGAAAGTCATCAATGAAGGCGGAAAGGTGACGAGAGTGGAAGTCCCAGTTGAAATGACCGACGGCGTCAGCTACGAGGGTGTCTTTGGTGACCAAGGCGCACCGGCCGGCATGAAGATGGGCGGCTACGGCGGCGGCTTCGGCTATGCTCCCGCGATGGCAGCGCCGTCGCCCGCGCCTGTGCGGGCCAGGCGGGGTAGTTGGGGCGGTGGCGCCGCGGATGCCGCGGCGCCGGTGATGGCGGAGCCTGCGCAAGAGGCCGCCAGCCCGCCGCGCCGGACAGAAGCGGAAACGGCGCCG
- a CDS encoding Gfo/Idh/MocA family oxidoreductase — MLSRRRFLQQAGRGAAGAAAAIAIAAGGKAHAARVGPNEQVGVAVIGNGGMGTRHLEALAVNGNCRLVAVCDVAKSRYMNAIEKVKELSGQQPSGYQDFRRVLDRPDVDAIFVVTPDHWHPLLTILGCMAGKDVYVEKPVCTTVEEGRAMVNAARRYGRVVQAGTQQRSMPVFQKAIDVVHSGCLGQVTTASAWVGVNGWNVGEKPEDPPEGLDWDLWLGPAPWAPYSPERFGGFMGWHDYARGGQLTNWGVHLMDVVHWGIREDRPLSVQALGGSYRQAPGQDNYETIEALLEYRGCTVTWEQRHQNTHGDKGYGISFHGTEGVLFVDRGTFQVQPAELGIAEYIGEPEKSWANPPHHNNFFDCVRSRAKPVADIEQGFRSTAAVLLAGIALKARRRLDWDGAAERFLHDDQANRHLTRTYRAPWHL; from the coding sequence TTGCTTAGCCGCAGGCGGTTTCTGCAACAGGCGGGGCGCGGCGCGGCGGGTGCAGCGGCAGCCATTGCCATTGCCGCCGGCGGCAAAGCACACGCGGCGCGCGTGGGCCCGAATGAGCAGGTCGGTGTCGCGGTGATCGGTAACGGCGGGATGGGCACGCGCCATTTGGAGGCGCTGGCGGTGAACGGGAACTGCCGGCTGGTCGCGGTGTGCGATGTGGCGAAGTCGCGCTACATGAACGCCATAGAGAAGGTGAAGGAGCTTTCGGGGCAGCAACCTTCGGGCTATCAGGATTTCCGGCGCGTGCTGGACCGGCCCGATGTGGATGCCATCTTCGTGGTGACGCCGGACCATTGGCACCCCCTGCTCACGATTCTGGGCTGCATGGCGGGCAAGGATGTCTACGTTGAAAAGCCGGTGTGCACGACGGTCGAGGAAGGCCGCGCGATGGTGAATGCGGCGCGCCGTTACGGGCGCGTGGTGCAGGCGGGCACGCAGCAGCGGTCGATGCCGGTGTTTCAGAAGGCGATTGACGTCGTACATAGCGGGTGCCTGGGCCAGGTCACGACGGCGAGCGCCTGGGTCGGCGTGAATGGCTGGAACGTCGGCGAGAAGCCGGAAGACCCGCCGGAAGGCCTTGACTGGGACCTGTGGCTCGGGCCCGCGCCGTGGGCCCCGTATTCTCCCGAGCGGTTTGGCGGGTTCATGGGCTGGCACGATTACGCCCGCGGCGGCCAGCTGACGAACTGGGGCGTCCATCTGATGGACGTGGTCCACTGGGGCATTCGCGAAGACCGGCCCCTGTCCGTGCAGGCGCTGGGCGGCAGCTACCGGCAGGCGCCCGGCCAGGACAATTACGAGACCATCGAGGCGTTGTTAGAGTACCGGGGCTGCACCGTTACCTGGGAACAGCGGCACCAGAACACGCACGGGGACAAGGGCTATGGCATCAGCTTCCACGGCACGGAGGGCGTCCTGTTCGTGGACCGCGGAACGTTCCAGGTGCAGCCGGCGGAACTTGGCATTGCGGAGTATATCGGCGAGCCGGAGAAGAGTTGGGCCAATCCGCCGCATCACAACAATTTCTTCGATTGCGTGCGCTCGCGCGCCAAACCGGTGGCGGACATAGAGCAGGGGTTCCGGTCGACCGCGGCGGTGCTGCTGGCGGGGATTGCCTTGAAGGCGCGGCGCCGGCTCGACTGGGACGGCGCGGCGGAGCGGTTTCTTCATGACGACCAGGCCAACCGGCATCTCACGCGCACGTATCGCGCGCCGTGGCATCTGTAG
- a CDS encoding HEAT repeat domain-containing protein, producing the protein MKRVALVLLTVALLPAAAPAAGPNLDQLIGGLGGGDEQARIVARQLLPRFGAAAVSRLLPLVASDDANVWNAAMRVLEDIANTVSVPGREAERLETVRLLMTLVAADRPDFVKERGLRLLPLAVPEGCDVGPVAALLDSNALIREKARAALRDIGTDNAAAALCDALPRADAEFQCALLDALGPMGKPASEPAIAAALQSPEARVRAAAARALSWTGDPRHIGALWAVYRAADDITRFDAGDAIIRLGNVMGQRGGHWRDTMSLFQTAAAEFADLQLKGASLAGLGAYGDESVIPVLLAALEGKDGRQLEPAVLTAFAALQGPGADHALLEVFPAVSRDMQVSLLGIFGNKRKAQFLPLLSEFATNSDPVLRAAALNGLGATRLPGALPPLIQFAESCTTEEKPAARENLRRMADTLRNAGEREGASRAFLALYRLAESEEDRLLALEGVKQFPVPEAFELIMGAVGGDELDTLPVGTLAGVAQALLDAGRADEAKKVVDLLLPRIATTEEMKEALGPLMAAGMSAEQLGVIRSWSLAGPFPSRFEDGFAQTFIGEPNVDLKATYAAGDATLSWTQHETGDAFGVVNLMAVFGMVEDVSAYGYAEVAVAEAADVVVRAGSDDGIKVWVNGEAAHENNADRGNTFDQDQAPAHLKAGVNAILVRCTQHLGGWNFHVRLTTPDGAPLPFERVTQ; encoded by the coding sequence ATGAAACGCGTTGCGCTTGTTTTGTTGACGGTTGCGCTGCTTCCGGCGGCCGCGCCGGCGGCTGGCCCAAATCTGGACCAGCTCATCGGGGGCTTGGGCGGCGGCGATGAGCAAGCGCGCATAGTCGCGCGCCAGCTTTTGCCGCGTTTCGGCGCGGCGGCGGTGTCGCGGCTGCTGCCGCTCGTGGCGAGCGATGACGCGAATGTCTGGAACGCGGCCATGCGTGTGCTAGAGGATATCGCGAACACGGTGTCCGTTCCGGGCCGCGAAGCCGAACGGCTCGAGACCGTGCGGCTGCTGATGACGCTGGTCGCGGCGGACCGGCCGGATTTCGTGAAAGAGCGGGGCCTCCGCCTGCTGCCGCTGGCCGTGCCCGAGGGCTGCGACGTCGGCCCTGTCGCGGCCCTGCTCGACAGCAATGCTCTCATCCGCGAAAAGGCGCGCGCGGCGCTGCGCGACATCGGCACGGACAATGCCGCGGCAGCCCTTTGCGACGCGCTGCCCCGCGCCGACGCGGAATTTCAGTGTGCGTTGCTGGACGCGCTTGGCCCGATGGGCAAGCCCGCGAGCGAGCCGGCCATCGCGGCGGCGCTGCAAAGCCCCGAGGCGCGGGTGCGTGCGGCAGCCGCGCGTGCGTTGTCTTGGACGGGTGACCCGCGCCATATCGGCGCGCTCTGGGCGGTCTACCGTGCGGCGGACGATATCACGCGCTTCGACGCCGGAGACGCGATCATCCGTCTCGGTAATGTCATGGGCCAGCGCGGCGGACACTGGCGCGATACCATGTCGCTGTTCCAGACCGCCGCGGCGGAGTTTGCCGACCTGCAACTGAAAGGCGCATCGCTTGCGGGACTTGGCGCATACGGAGACGAGAGTGTTATCCCCGTTTTGCTCGCAGCGCTTGAAGGCAAAGACGGACGGCAGCTTGAACCCGCGGTGCTGACCGCGTTCGCGGCGCTTCAGGGTCCCGGCGCGGACCACGCGCTGCTGGAGGTGTTTCCCGCGGTATCCCGCGACATGCAGGTCTCGCTGCTCGGCATTTTCGGGAACAAGCGCAAGGCGCAGTTTCTGCCGCTGCTGTCCGAATTTGCCACGAACAGCGACCCGGTTCTGCGCGCAGCTGCCTTGAACGGGCTGGGCGCAACGCGCCTGCCCGGTGCGCTGCCGCCGCTGATACAATTCGCGGAATCCTGCACGACGGAAGAAAAACCCGCCGCGCGGGAGAACCTGCGCCGGATGGCCGATACGCTGCGAAACGCGGGAGAACGCGAAGGCGCGAGCCGCGCGTTTCTGGCGCTGTACCGGCTTGCTGAATCGGAGGAAGACCGGCTACTCGCGCTCGAGGGCGTCAAGCAATTTCCCGTACCGGAGGCATTTGAGCTGATTATGGGCGCCGTCGGCGGCGACGAATTGGATACGTTGCCCGTGGGTACGCTGGCGGGCGTGGCCCAAGCGCTGCTGGACGCGGGCCGCGCGGATGAAGCGAAGAAGGTGGTGGACCTGCTCCTGCCGCGCATCGCCACGACGGAAGAAATGAAGGAAGCACTGGGGCCGCTCATGGCGGCGGGCATGAGCGCGGAGCAACTGGGCGTCATCAGGTCGTGGTCGCTGGCAGGGCCGTTCCCCTCGCGCTTTGAAGACGGGTTCGCGCAGACGTTCATTGGCGAGCCGAACGTGGACCTGAAAGCCACATATGCGGCGGGCGATGCCACTCTGTCGTGGACTCAGCACGAAACCGGCGACGCGTTCGGTGTCGTGAACCTGATGGCCGTCTTCGGCATGGTGGAGGATGTCAGCGCCTACGGGTATGCGGAGGTGGCCGTGGCCGAAGCGGCGGACGTGGTCGTGCGCGCCGGTTCCGACGACGGGATCAAGGTCTGGGTCAACGGCGAAGCTGCGCACGAGAACAACGCGGACCGCGGTAACACTTTCGATCAGGACCAGGCGCCGGCGCACCTGAAGGCCGGGGTTAACGCGATTCTCGTCCGCTGCACGCAGCACTTGGGCGGCTGGAACTTCCATGTGCGGCTGACCACGCCCGACGGCGCGCCGTTGCCCTTCGAGAGAGTGACGCAATAG
- a CDS encoding VCBS repeat-containing protein, producing MRFVLTAVLIMLAAGVSAVELRFERERIGTGTYEAAAAFDVNNDGVLDIVSGAYWYPGPHFKTANPVCMLQPMDTYYDDFSDYPMDVNGDGYLDIVNGAWWGMRVEWRENPKGQPIMWTTHEVAQVGNVERNLFWDFDGDGVPEVIPVSKPVHILRLERDTAGKGTGKFLQYTIDKGTGGHGLGAGDVNGDGHADIVLAGGWLESPADPFSVDGWVWREEFNLGSASVPILVYDVNKDGLNDLVVGEAHNYGLYWMEQGKGPEGARAWTKHMIEEHRSQFHDLQLHDIDNDGELELVTGKRYHAHNGHDPGAEDPVGVYYYEINGGAFERVTVDYGPADSASGAGIYFWVEDVDGNGWKDIIAPGKEGLYLFRNLGPAPGQ from the coding sequence ATGCGCTTTGTTTTGACAGCGGTGTTGATCATGCTGGCGGCGGGTGTTTCCGCGGTGGAACTGCGGTTCGAACGGGAACGCATCGGCACGGGCACCTACGAGGCCGCCGCCGCATTCGACGTGAACAACGACGGCGTCCTCGACATCGTGTCGGGCGCGTACTGGTACCCGGGCCCCCACTTCAAGACGGCCAATCCGGTCTGCATGCTGCAGCCGATGGACACCTATTACGACGATTTCTCAGATTACCCGATGGATGTCAATGGCGATGGTTATCTGGACATCGTGAACGGCGCGTGGTGGGGGATGCGCGTCGAATGGCGCGAGAACCCGAAGGGCCAGCCCATCATGTGGACCACGCACGAAGTGGCGCAGGTCGGCAACGTCGAGCGCAACCTGTTTTGGGACTTTGACGGCGACGGCGTGCCCGAGGTGATTCCGGTGAGCAAGCCGGTCCACATCTTAAGACTCGAACGCGACACCGCGGGCAAGGGCACGGGCAAGTTCCTGCAATACACGATTGACAAGGGCACAGGCGGCCATGGCCTTGGCGCGGGCGATGTGAACGGCGACGGGCATGCGGATATCGTGCTGGCAGGCGGCTGGCTTGAATCGCCCGCCGACCCCTTCAGCGTCGACGGCTGGGTCTGGCGCGAGGAATTCAATCTTGGCTCGGCGAGCGTGCCAATCCTGGTCTACGACGTGAACAAGGACGGATTGAACGACCTCGTCGTTGGCGAAGCGCACAATTACGGCTTGTATTGGATGGAACAGGGGAAAGGCCCCGAAGGCGCGCGCGCCTGGACCAAACACATGATCGAGGAACACCGCTCGCAGTTCCACGACCTGCAATTGCACGACATTGACAACGACGGCGAACTCGAATTGGTCACGGGCAAGCGCTACCACGCCCACAACGGCCATGACCCGGGCGCGGAAGACCCGGTGGGCGTGTATTATTACGAGATTAACGGCGGCGCATTCGAGCGCGTAACCGTCGATTACGGTCCCGCGGACAGCGCCAGCGGCGCGGGCATTTATTTCTGGGTCGAAGACGTGGACGGCAACGGCTGGAAAGACATTATCGCGCCCGGGAAAGAAGGGCTGTATCTGTTCCGGAACCTGGGACCGGCGCCCGGCCAGTGA
- a CDS encoding radical SAM protein, translated as MPQEYQGFEQGPIRPPSEAHSLLIRVTRNCPWNRCLFCPVYKGAAFSVRPLDHVLRDIDAVHRHVEALRGQTDASGRIPHAAYARLARATPPEERDALQAAYHWAVIGGMRSVFLQDANSLFTRTKDLAAILTHLRTRFPEIERVTAYARAHTVAHKSEEELRDIAAAGLNRIHIGMESGSDEVLAFMKKGVTKAQLIDAGRRVKQAGMELSEYVMPGLGGRRLSETHARESADALNRINPDFIRLRTLAIPMLTPLYAEYTAGRFDKCGDIECVREIRLFLSLLDGVTSFLASDHILNLLSEVEGQLPQDQPRMLATLDRLLALPPPEQTVFQVGRRMGVFASLDELEQPERRARAETACRQYGITPANVDAVIDALVRQFI; from the coding sequence ATGCCGCAAGAATATCAGGGTTTCGAGCAGGGGCCGATTCGCCCCCCGAGCGAAGCGCACAGCCTGCTCATCCGCGTGACGCGGAACTGCCCCTGGAACCGGTGCCTGTTCTGCCCCGTGTACAAGGGTGCGGCGTTCTCCGTCCGGCCGCTCGACCATGTGCTGCGCGACATCGACGCGGTCCACAGGCATGTCGAAGCCCTGCGGGGGCAGACGGACGCGTCCGGCCGCATCCCGCACGCGGCCTACGCGCGGCTTGCGCGAGCGACGCCGCCGGAAGAGCGGGACGCACTCCAGGCCGCGTACCATTGGGCGGTCATCGGCGGCATGCGCTCGGTTTTCCTGCAAGACGCGAACTCGCTGTTCACGCGCACGAAAGACCTCGCGGCAATCCTGACCCACCTGCGCACGCGGTTTCCCGAGATCGAGCGCGTTACGGCCTATGCCCGCGCGCATACCGTCGCGCACAAATCGGAGGAAGAACTGCGCGACATCGCGGCGGCCGGCCTCAACCGCATCCACATCGGCATGGAATCCGGCTCGGACGAAGTGCTGGCGTTCATGAAGAAGGGCGTCACGAAAGCGCAGCTCATCGACGCGGGCCGCAGAGTGAAGCAGGCCGGGATGGAACTGTCGGAGTACGTCATGCCGGGGCTGGGCGGGCGCCGGCTTTCTGAAACGCACGCACGGGAATCCGCGGACGCCCTCAACCGGATTAACCCCGATTTCATCCGGTTGCGCACGCTCGCGATTCCGATGCTTACGCCGCTCTACGCGGAATACACGGCAGGCCGGTTCGACAAATGCGGCGATATCGAATGTGTACGCGAAATCCGCCTGTTCCTCTCGCTGCTGGACGGCGTCACGAGCTTCCTCGCGAGCGACCACATCCTCAATCTCCTCAGCGAAGTCGAGGGTCAACTCCCGCAGGATCAGCCCCGAATGCTTGCGACCCTCGACCGGCTCCTGGCATTGCCGCCGCCGGAACAAACCGTCTTTCAAGTGGGCCGCAGGATGGGCGTGTTCGCGTCGCTGGACGAGCTCGAACAACCGGAGCGCCGCGCACGCGCGGAAACGGCCTGCCGCCAGTACGGCATCACGCCGGCAAACGTCGATGCCGTCATCGACGCGCTCGTGCGTCAATTTATCTGA
- a CDS encoding FKBP-type peptidyl-prolyl cis-trans isomerase has translation MKHLIWAFALVAALLAAPVVLAQENAPAPFASDQERISYCLGAQIGLQLTKSAYELDAAALVQGLQDAAAGNALRANPQEIQQAAMDFQMKTREAAEAKGKALEEQAAELLKANATAEGVKVTASGLQYKVITEGTGATPAVTDRVRVHYRGTLVNGEEFDSSYSRGEPAEFTVNGVIPGWTEALQLMKAGAKYQLVIPSDLAYGPRGTGNIPPNATLIFEVELLEVLQ, from the coding sequence ATGAAGCATCTCATTTGGGCCTTTGCCCTGGTGGCGGCGCTGCTGGCCGCGCCGGTCGTGCTGGCGCAGGAAAACGCGCCTGCGCCGTTTGCGAGCGACCAGGAACGGATCAGTTATTGCCTCGGCGCGCAAATCGGCCTGCAGCTCACGAAGAGCGCCTATGAACTGGACGCCGCGGCGCTGGTGCAGGGTTTGCAGGATGCGGCGGCAGGCAATGCATTACGCGCCAATCCCCAGGAAATTCAACAGGCAGCGATGGATTTCCAGATGAAGACGCGCGAAGCCGCCGAAGCCAAGGGGAAGGCCCTGGAAGAGCAGGCTGCCGAATTGTTGAAGGCCAACGCGACCGCCGAAGGCGTGAAAGTCACGGCCAGCGGTCTGCAATACAAGGTAATAACCGAAGGCACGGGCGCCACGCCGGCGGTCACTGACCGCGTGCGCGTGCACTACCGCGGCACCCTCGTCAACGGCGAGGAATTCGACAGTTCCTACAGCCGCGGCGAACCCGCGGAATTCACCGTCAACGGCGTTATCCCCGGCTGGACCGAAGCGCTGCAGCTCATGAAGGCGGGCGCGAAATACCAGTTGGTTATCCCCTCGGACCTGGCCTATGGCCCGCGCGGCACCGGGAACATCCCCCCGAACGCGACGCTCATCTTCGAAGTCGAATTGCTCGAAGTGCTTCAATAA
- a CDS encoding glycoside hydrolase family 99-like domain-containing protein, translated as MADMVTACAVLACALAQPASQDTPMNGSQYVVASYYFPNYHPDARNAKTRGDGWTEWELVKAARPRFDGHRQPNAPLWGYTDESDPAVMARKIDAAADHGIDAFIFDWYWYDDGPFLQRGVEEGFLKAANAGRLRFGLMWANHDWIDIHPATTKHPPALLYPGTVTPETFDRMTDYIIDRYFKHPSYWKIDGCPYFSVYELHTLIQSFGSSEAAKTALERFREKTRAAGFPGLHLNAVLFGVRILPNEKAVANPEELVTYLDFDSLTSYVWIHHVALPEFPQTPYRYVMEKAEAHWRETVSRFTIPYHPNVTMGWDSSPRCALDDPFENRGYPFMAGMSGNTPAAFREALQTARRFLDTRPTGERILTLNCWNEWTEGSYLEPDTVHGMAYLEAVKSVFGP; from the coding sequence ATGGCTGACATGGTAACGGCGTGCGCCGTGCTGGCCTGCGCGCTCGCCCAGCCGGCAAGTCAGGATACGCCCATGAACGGCTCCCAGTACGTGGTGGCGAGTTACTATTTTCCCAATTATCACCCGGACGCGCGCAACGCAAAGACGCGCGGCGACGGCTGGACCGAATGGGAGCTGGTGAAGGCCGCGCGGCCGCGGTTCGACGGGCACCGGCAACCGAACGCCCCCTTGTGGGGCTACACCGACGAGTCCGACCCCGCCGTCATGGCGCGGAAGATCGACGCGGCGGCGGACCACGGCATCGATGCTTTCATTTTCGACTGGTACTGGTACGATGACGGGCCGTTCCTGCAGCGGGGTGTCGAAGAGGGGTTCCTGAAGGCCGCGAACGCGGGCCGGCTCCGTTTCGGCCTGATGTGGGCGAATCACGACTGGATAGACATTCACCCCGCAACCACGAAACACCCGCCCGCGCTGCTCTATCCTGGCACGGTCACGCCGGAGACTTTCGACCGGATGACGGACTACATCATCGATCGGTATTTCAAGCATCCGTCGTATTGGAAGATCGACGGTTGCCCCTACTTTTCCGTTTACGAACTGCACACGCTCATCCAGAGTTTCGGCTCCTCCGAGGCGGCGAAAACCGCGCTGGAACGGTTCCGGGAGAAGACGCGCGCCGCGGGGTTCCCCGGTCTGCATCTGAACGCGGTCCTGTTCGGCGTGCGCATCCTGCCGAACGAAAAAGCCGTGGCGAATCCCGAGGAACTCGTCACCTACCTCGACTTCGACAGTCTCACGTCGTACGTATGGATACATCACGTAGCCTTGCCGGAATTCCCGCAGACGCCGTACCGCTACGTCATGGAGAAAGCCGAGGCACACTGGCGCGAGACCGTGAGCCGGTTCACGATTCCCTATCACCCGAATGTAACAATGGGTTGGGATTCGAGCCCGCGTTGCGCCCTGGATGACCCGTTTGAGAACCGGGGCTACCCGTTCATGGCGGGCATGAGCGGCAATACGCCCGCGGCGTTCCGTGAAGCCCTGCAAACGGCCCGGCGCTTCCTCGACACGCGCCCCACGGGCGAGCGCATCCTCACCCTCAATTGCTGGAACGAATGGACCGAGGGCAGCTACCTTGAACCCGATACCGTCCACGGCATGGCCTACCTCGAAGCGGTCAAGAGCGTCTTCGGCCCCTGA
- a CDS encoding exo-alpha-sialidase, producing MKKLLPALSLVVITQIGWSADAAPPEGRAFVFVYEDAGAGAYEAFPDVCRLQDGRLLCVFYAGWEHVSLPDEAHPKGGRVSGCYSSDEGCTWTPAETIYDGPDDDRDPSVVQLPDGTICCNFFSLRKTGERKWDGLGSWLVTSRDNGKTWSEARQIVADYYCSAPIRILSGNTLILGLYRETSDDANGAVTLSTDMGATWSAPIDIDNGGLRLDAETDIIELKDGRLYAAQRTSKESMRYSISADRGKTWSVSQPMGFPGHCPHLHRGAEGVIVCAHRMPNTSMHYSTDECATWSENILVDEVGGAYPSMATLKDGSVLIVYYEEGQGSSIRARKFRAAKEGIEWLTW from the coding sequence ATGAAAAAGCTGCTACCGGCGCTTTCATTGGTCGTCATCACGCAAATCGGCTGGAGCGCGGACGCCGCGCCGCCGGAAGGCCGTGCGTTCGTCTTTGTGTACGAGGACGCGGGCGCGGGCGCCTACGAGGCGTTCCCGGATGTCTGCCGCCTCCAGGACGGGCGGCTCCTGTGTGTTTTCTACGCGGGATGGGAGCATGTGTCGCTGCCGGATGAGGCACATCCGAAGGGAGGCCGCGTTTCGGGCTGCTATTCTTCGGATGAAGGATGCACGTGGACGCCCGCGGAAACCATCTACGACGGGCCGGACGATGACCGCGACCCGTCCGTCGTGCAATTGCCGGATGGGACCATCTGCTGCAATTTCTTCTCGCTACGGAAGACGGGCGAACGCAAATGGGACGGTCTGGGCAGTTGGCTCGTGACCTCGCGTGACAATGGCAAGACGTGGTCCGAAGCGCGGCAGATCGTGGCGGATTATTATTGCAGCGCGCCCATCCGCATTCTCTCCGGCAATACCCTGATTCTCGGTCTGTATCGGGAAACAAGCGACGACGCGAACGGCGCGGTTACCCTTTCGACCGACATGGGCGCGACATGGAGCGCGCCCATCGATATCGATAACGGCGGTCTGCGGCTCGACGCTGAGACGGATATCATCGAGTTGAAAGACGGCCGGCTCTACGCAGCGCAGCGCACGTCGAAGGAATCGATGCGCTATTCGATATCGGCGGACCGCGGCAAGACGTGGTCCGTGTCGCAGCCGATGGGGTTTCCAGGGCATTGCCCGCACCTGCACCGCGGCGCCGAGGGCGTGATTGTCTGCGCGCACCGCATGCCGAACACGAGCATGCACTACTCGACCGACGAATGCGCCACGTGGAGCGAGAACATCCTGGTCGATGAGGTGGGCGGCGCGTATCCGAGCATGGCGACGCTCAAGGACGGATCGGTGCTGATTGTCTATTACGAAGAAGGGCAGGGTTCCAGCATACGCGCGCGCAAGTTCCGCGCGGCAAAGGAAGGCATCGAATGGCTGACATGGTAA